A part of Myxococcus landrumus genomic DNA contains:
- a CDS encoding RHS repeat-associated core domain-containing protein, which produces MSTTYTYEMNRVTSISTQGATWNYIYEKGALLYVQSPRGDYEMFCRRDNGGSGSHCVGNWYDDIRVRSKIPYPGGPAYEFIRYERAADGLLGSETYLSEYSHGYQELRAKYYQANLDGMPSHERSGGGIDFNRGYHATPRLFDGAERLVGIGAPYLLSPSLCDGLAQDGRPVSPLCAALSYDRANRLTGLEQYPEVGTRTNGTRSCFSHDGHGNVHTVRSGCPAASGAVGDCSACTQPLSTYRHDDFGNLIEASLPWLGGSGRTRFSHDAMGQVRAKQTPQMELGTEHLAYAYDSLGRLLSTARIVGGSIPTTELLYTLGYDQSATPHTSCPQPANTQGRLLFRNDSFGQTWYSYDGHGRVVREIRARRGPTGTFSCPADSPGSTLHTTYSYSSAGDLSSIEYPYGHKVTYEYRKHSGTTIPSDRVGGVQVARWNGTGWTNLASISNVEWEPYGGVRTYQINPPGAAQPVTVDYFPHYYTQSPPSSCALDAGGYPGSSDLSGRTRGILVSSGSFAPSSGTGDIYKRFYTWKGDQIIRTDTCLLGATTPAIEEFTYDGLLRLSSATRPAGNLAATGGAFESRRYTYDGRGNRLTEEVDGQMHTLAHGTGGFVDRLASRTGAGVNSVLNLQFTYDADGRAKEKLGAIVDGVPMHKMEFTLGPSANGGNETVFRSVKVNGSTYEYFYDAFNRRRLKRYPSTAEDEFFYDLSHHLLVDRGNPSSTPPQGGYSHFVDDTYVWLGNRPVMVVRGRLTAQMERDSSPTSDCGRTGESATCGVYFPVTDILGKPSLMLDHAGKVSGAADYEPFGDVNRVSLPAETPHPYPGSLNTTLATMSQATTSTQVKTRFRAQFGHVDIKDAADFVSLVDGITGIPYGPTISQEGNGRFWSHWVQPTASQLRIDFISDAPPSSCGTCDPTQASCAIKCGPAAGVVLEGYEYQRFQTGAEPFWTPLRFPGQYHDLETGLFENWNRYYDPSTGRYLQPEPMLLESVFSHQEAISSRATPPYDYALGNPHYYSDPNGQFVIVIPFGIAAAEAAAAAAAGTAAVGGLAWCFGTNCLENIRWPWSSPVPNVPVETAPLCRDNDDGDGDDELSKDRRSPLEQCRDACAASRQSGFPHAWDRFCDKLKSPLRGKCKNEGLSSEQACQHWCFNYFGN; this is translated from the coding sequence GTGAGCACCACCTACACCTACGAGATGAATCGAGTCACCTCGATCTCCACGCAGGGAGCCACCTGGAACTACATCTACGAAAAGGGGGCCCTGCTCTACGTGCAGTCACCTCGTGGAGACTACGAGATGTTCTGCCGACGCGACAATGGAGGCTCTGGCTCGCACTGTGTCGGTAACTGGTACGACGACATCCGCGTCCGGAGCAAGATTCCCTATCCAGGAGGACCTGCCTATGAGTTCATCCGATACGAACGAGCTGCGGATGGCCTTCTTGGTTCAGAGACCTACCTGAGCGAGTATTCACACGGATACCAGGAACTCCGTGCGAAATACTATCAGGCCAACCTGGATGGCATGCCCAGCCATGAGCGCTCTGGTGGAGGCATTGATTTCAATCGAGGTTATCACGCCACACCTCGGCTCTTTGATGGTGCTGAGCGATTGGTGGGTATTGGGGCGCCCTACTTGCTGTCACCCTCCCTCTGTGACGGGTTGGCGCAGGATGGACGCCCTGTTTCCCCACTCTGCGCTGCGCTCAGCTATGATCGCGCGAATCGCCTGACGGGGCTCGAGCAGTATCCAGAGGTCGGAACTCGAACCAACGGCACGCGCTCCTGCTTCTCCCATGATGGCCACGGCAACGTCCACACCGTGCGAAGTGGATGCCCGGCCGCCAGTGGTGCGGTGGGCGATTGCTCAGCTTGTACGCAGCCTCTCTCGACGTATCGACATGATGACTTCGGAAATCTCATCGAAGCCTCCTTGCCTTGGTTGGGAGGAAGCGGAAGGACGCGATTCAGTCACGATGCGATGGGGCAAGTGCGTGCGAAGCAGACTCCTCAGATGGAGCTCGGCACGGAGCACCTTGCCTATGCCTATGACTCACTAGGTAGATTGCTCTCAACAGCACGCATCGTGGGCGGCAGCATCCCGACCACTGAACTGCTCTACACACTAGGGTATGACCAGTCCGCTACGCCGCATACCAGTTGTCCCCAGCCTGCGAATACTCAAGGTCGCCTGCTGTTCCGAAACGATTCCTTCGGACAGACCTGGTACTCGTATGATGGTCACGGGAGAGTCGTTCGGGAGATCAGGGCAAGACGCGGCCCGACAGGCACCTTCTCCTGCCCAGCGGACTCCCCGGGCAGCACCCTGCATACGACGTACAGCTACTCATCCGCGGGTGACCTGAGCTCGATTGAGTATCCCTACGGGCACAAAGTCACGTACGAGTACCGGAAGCACTCAGGTACGACGATCCCCTCGGACCGAGTGGGGGGCGTTCAAGTCGCACGCTGGAACGGTACGGGCTGGACGAATCTCGCCTCCATCTCCAACGTTGAATGGGAGCCCTATGGCGGTGTGCGCACGTATCAGATCAATCCGCCAGGTGCGGCCCAGCCTGTCACGGTGGATTATTTCCCCCACTATTACACCCAGTCCCCGCCCAGCTCCTGCGCGCTCGACGCGGGTGGGTATCCAGGCTCGTCAGATTTGTCGGGACGCACGCGCGGCATCCTCGTCTCCTCCGGGAGCTTTGCCCCCTCAAGCGGCACAGGAGACATCTACAAGCGTTTCTACACGTGGAAGGGAGACCAGATCATCCGCACGGATACCTGCCTCCTGGGGGCGACCACTCCCGCCATCGAAGAGTTCACCTACGATGGTCTCCTCCGGCTCTCCAGCGCGACTCGACCTGCCGGGAACCTCGCGGCCACGGGTGGTGCATTCGAATCTCGTCGCTACACGTATGATGGCCGAGGAAATCGACTGACCGAGGAAGTCGATGGCCAGATGCACACCCTAGCGCATGGCACGGGAGGATTCGTGGATAGGCTGGCGAGCCGCACTGGAGCTGGAGTCAATTCGGTATTGAACCTCCAGTTCACCTACGATGCCGACGGTCGCGCCAAGGAGAAACTCGGGGCTATCGTGGACGGAGTCCCCATGCACAAGATGGAGTTCACCTTGGGCCCTTCGGCCAATGGTGGCAACGAGACCGTCTTCCGCTCTGTCAAGGTCAATGGAAGTACCTATGAGTACTTCTATGACGCGTTCAACAGACGTCGGCTCAAGCGGTATCCGAGCACAGCGGAGGACGAGTTCTTCTATGACTTGTCGCACCATCTGCTTGTGGACCGAGGCAACCCGAGCTCAACACCACCGCAGGGAGGGTACTCCCATTTCGTCGATGACACATATGTGTGGCTTGGGAATCGCCCAGTCATGGTGGTCAGAGGCCGCCTGACTGCGCAGATGGAGCGTGACAGTAGTCCGACTAGCGATTGCGGTCGAACGGGTGAGTCTGCGACTTGCGGGGTCTACTTCCCCGTCACGGACATTCTGGGCAAGCCCAGCTTGATGCTTGACCATGCGGGCAAGGTCTCGGGGGCAGCGGACTATGAACCGTTTGGAGATGTCAATCGTGTCTCCTTGCCCGCGGAAACACCCCACCCCTATCCGGGCAGTCTGAATACAACCCTAGCGACCATGTCGCAGGCAACAACCAGTACTCAGGTGAAAACCCGCTTCCGTGCGCAATTCGGCCACGTTGACATCAAGGACGCCGCAGACTTCGTCTCGCTCGTTGATGGAATAACAGGAATCCCCTATGGGCCGACAATCTCACAGGAAGGAAACGGACGCTTCTGGAGTCACTGGGTCCAACCAACAGCCTCACAGCTTCGGATTGACTTCATCTCAGATGCCCCCCCCTCTAGCTGTGGGACCTGCGACCCCACCCAAGCCTCGTGCGCGATCAAGTGTGGGCCTGCAGCCGGCGTCGTCCTTGAGGGCTACGAGTACCAGCGATTCCAGACCGGAGCAGAGCCGTTCTGGACACCACTGCGATTTCCTGGGCAATACCATGATCTAGAAACGGGTCTCTTCGAGAACTGGAACCGTTATTATGACCCAAGTACCGGCAGGTATCTTCAGCCAGAGCCAATGCTTCTGGAGTCAGTGTTTTCCCATCAAGAGGCCATCAGTAGCCGCGCTACCCCTCCCTACGACTACGCACTAGGGAATCCACACTACTATTCTGACCCCAATGGACAATTCGTCATTGTCATCCCCTTTGGGATAGCAGCCGCAGAAGCTGCAGCTGCAGCTGCGGCTGGAACAGCAGCAGTCGGCGGACTTGCCTGGTGCTTCGGCACAAATTGCCTCGAGAACATCCGCTGGCCCTGGTCTTCGCCAGTTCCCAATGTTCCAGTCGAGACAGCGCCTCTCTGCCGAGATAACGACGATGGCGACGGCGATGATGAACTCAGCAAAGACCGACGCAGCCCCCTGGAGCAGTGCCGAGACGCCTGCGCAGCTTCCAGACAATCCGGCTTTCCACATGCTTGGGATAGATTCTGCGATAAACTCAAGTCACCCTTGAGAGGCAAATGCAAGAACGAAGGACTTAGCAGTGAGCAGGCGTGCCAACACTGGTGTTTCAATTACTTCGGAAATTAA
- a CDS encoding DUF6968 family protein — translation MRPLFASRRYRWADRPGWITVRFFTPFRSGSSYKCPFSIHGIGSERIERYGSGIDSLQAVIMAFERLRVFLVPIADKIIFNETLGTDIPRPIPNSYGPAKEARFTALIERELDRMLRSYGEDPKPGRARDRQRLLARREELLELRKEKKPSRKTKPHH, via the coding sequence ATGCGTCCTCTCTTTGCATCCAGGCGTTATAGATGGGCCGACCGACCCGGCTGGATTACAGTTCGATTCTTCACCCCCTTCCGCTCCGGATCTTCCTACAAATGCCCATTCAGCATCCATGGCATTGGCTCCGAAAGAATAGAAAGATACGGCAGCGGAATAGACTCGCTCCAGGCCGTAATAATGGCATTCGAGCGACTGCGGGTCTTCCTCGTCCCCATTGCCGACAAGATCATTTTCAATGAAACACTGGGAACAGACATTCCTCGCCCGATTCCAAACAGCTATGGACCCGCGAAGGAAGCTCGCTTCACTGCATTGATCGAACGAGAGCTCGACCGAATGCTCCGTTCCTACGGCGAAGACCCAAAGCCGGGTCGAGCAAGAGATCGACAACGACTACTAGCGCGCCGGGAGGAACTCCTCGAACTGCGCAAGGAGAAGAAGCCGAGCAGGAAGACCAAGCCTCATCATTGA
- a CDS encoding DUF6968 family protein has protein sequence MRPLIASRRYKWTDQPGWITARLFTPFRSGSSYKCQFSIQGIGRSKIEGYAKGTDSFQAVMMAFEGLRVFLLPIADKVTFDGILGSDISRPIPSSYGPEKEAHFIALIERELDRMLRSHGEDPKPMQARDRERLLARREELLELRKEKKPSRKTKPHH, from the coding sequence ATGCGCCCTCTCATAGCATCCAGGCGATACAAGTGGACCGACCAGCCAGGATGGATCACGGCTCGACTCTTCACCCCTTTCCGCTCTGGTTCTTCCTACAAATGCCAGTTCAGTATTCAGGGCATCGGCCGTTCAAAAATAGAAGGATACGCAAAGGGAACAGACTCATTTCAGGCAGTGATGATGGCATTTGAAGGACTGCGCGTGTTCCTCCTCCCCATTGCCGACAAAGTCACCTTCGATGGGATTCTTGGATCAGATATTTCTCGTCCGATTCCAAGCAGTTACGGCCCTGAAAAGGAAGCACATTTCATTGCTTTGATTGAACGTGAGCTTGACCGAATGCTCCGCTCGCATGGCGAAGACCCAAAGCCGATGCAAGCAAGAGATCGAGAACGACTACTAGCGCGCCGGGAGGAACTCCTCGAACTGCGCAAGGAGAAGAAGCCGAGCAGGAAGACCAAGCCTCATCATTGA
- a CDS encoding RHS repeat-associated core domain-containing protein — MRTYQINPPGAAQPVTVDYFPHYYTQSPPSSCALDAGGYPGSSDLSGRTRGILVSSGSFAPSSGTGDIYKRFYTWKGDQIIRTDTCLLGATTPAIEEFTYDGLLRLSSATRPAGNLAATGGAFESRRYTYDGRGNRLTEEVDGQMHTLAHGTGGFVDRLAGRTGAGVNSVLNLQFTYDADGRAKEKLGAIVDGVPTHKMEFTLGPSANGGNETVFRSVKVNGSTYEYFYDAFNRRRLKRYPSTAEDEFFYDTSHLLLVDRGNPSAIPPAGGYGHYVDDTYVWLGDRPVMVVRGRLTAQMERDSSPTGDCGRNGEPATCGVYFPVTDMLGKPVLMLDQAGKVTGAADYEPFGHVNRVSQPAATPHPHPENANLTLATFEQPSSSSSVRTRFRALFGQVDTVDMDDFVSLVDADTSATQGPTISQPASGRFWSHWVQPTASRTQVRFTSDALHTACSTCAPGTCSPECTPANGVTLEGYEYQRFQSGAQPFWIPLRFPGQYHDSETDIFENWNRHYDPSTGRYFQSEPLLAMTPTILPSYAYAKNNPIHYVDPSGLIPNATIYPTPEDSMRSGFKFIRVNLDWTNYENVFYIRKSNGKFLYTQPKPIKRRDGGHGVCDGGSPGLQPGAMAICHTHPFACNPRFSDGDEKLSKRNVEFVFFLMNGRGDVFRMQGGNASQEPFQTESQINWNIIVP, encoded by the coding sequence GTGCGCACGTATCAGATCAATCCGCCAGGTGCGGCCCAGCCTGTCACGGTGGATTATTTCCCCCACTATTACACCCAGTCCCCGCCCAGCTCCTGCGCGCTCGATGCTGGAGGATATCCAGGCTCGTCAGATTTGTCGGGACGCACGCGCGGCATCCTCGTCTCCTCCGGGAGCTTTGCCCCCTCAAGCGGCACAGGAGACATCTACAAGCGTTTCTATACGTGGAAGGGAGACCAGATCATCCGCACGGATACCTGCCTCCTGGGGGCGACCACTCCCGCCATCGAAGAGTTCACCTACGATGGTCTCCTCCGGCTCTCCAGCGCGACTCGACCTGCCGGGAACCTCGCGGCCACGGGTGGTGCATTCGAATCTCGTCGCTACACGTATGATGGCCGAGGAAATCGACTGACCGAGGAAGTCGATGGCCAGATGCACACCCTAGCGCATGGCACGGGAGGATTCGTGGACAGGCTGGCGGGCCGCACTGGAGCTGGAGTCAATTCGGTATTGAACCTCCAGTTCACCTACGATGCCGACGGTCGCGCCAAGGAGAAACTCGGGGCTATCGTGGACGGAGTCCCCACGCACAAGATGGAGTTCACCTTGGGCCCTTCGGCCAATGGTGGCAACGAGACCGTCTTCCGCTCTGTCAAGGTCAATGGAAGTACCTATGAGTACTTCTATGATGCGTTCAACAGGCGCCGGCTCAAGCGATATCCGAGCACAGCAGAGGACGAATTCTTTTACGACACGTCACACCTCTTACTCGTGGACCGAGGCAACCCCAGCGCGATTCCGCCCGCTGGAGGATACGGACACTATGTCGACGACACCTACGTGTGGCTCGGAGACCGTCCGGTCATGGTGGTGAGAGGTCGACTGACGGCGCAGATGGAGAGAGACAGTAGTCCGACGGGGGATTGTGGTCGAAACGGAGAACCCGCGACCTGCGGGGTCTACTTCCCCGTCACGGACATGTTGGGCAAGCCGGTCCTAATGTTGGACCAAGCCGGCAAGGTCACCGGAGCTGCGGACTACGAGCCCTTCGGCCACGTCAATCGCGTCAGTCAGCCGGCGGCAACCCCTCATCCCCATCCGGAGAACGCGAATCTTACGCTCGCAACCTTCGAACAGCCGTCCAGCAGTTCCTCTGTCCGAACCCGGTTCCGCGCACTGTTTGGACAGGTTGACACGGTTGACATGGATGACTTCGTGTCACTGGTGGATGCAGACACGAGCGCAACACAAGGCCCGACCATCTCTCAACCTGCCAGTGGACGTTTCTGGAGTCATTGGGTTCAACCAACCGCATCACGGACCCAGGTTAGATTCACGTCGGATGCGCTCCATACAGCGTGCAGTACGTGTGCTCCCGGCACCTGTTCGCCCGAGTGTACTCCAGCCAACGGTGTAACACTGGAGGGTTACGAGTATCAGAGATTCCAGTCAGGAGCCCAACCCTTCTGGATCCCGCTACGATTCCCTGGCCAGTATCATGACTCTGAGACAGATATTTTCGAGAACTGGAATCGCCACTACGACCCAAGCACTGGGAGATATTTTCAATCCGAACCATTACTGGCAATGACCCCTACAATCCTCCCCTCGTACGCATACGCCAAAAACAATCCAATCCACTACGTCGATCCATCAGGCCTCATACCAAATGCAACCATCTACCCAACACCGGAGGATTCAATGCGCTCCGGGTTCAAGTTCATCAGAGTAAACCTCGACTGGACGAACTATGAGAATGTCTTCTACATACGCAAATCCAATGGTAAATTCCTGTATACACAGCCGAAACCCATTAAACGCAGGGATGGAGGGCACGGTGTTTGTGATGGGGGCAGCCCCGGCCTGCAGCCTGGTGCGATGGCCATATGTCACACACATCCTTTTGCGTGCAACCCACGATTCTCCGACGGCGACGAAAAACTGTCCAAGAGAAATGTCGAATTTGTGTTCTTCTTGATGAATGGTCGCGGCGACGTATTTCGCATGCAGGGCGGCAATGCAAGTCAGGAGCCCTTCCAAACCGAAAGCCAGATAAACTGGAACATCATTGTTCCGTAA
- the tnpA gene encoding IS66 family insertion sequence element accessory protein TnpA, with protein MKRHLGADAWRRLVLELEESGQTHKDFAAAKAVSVSTLQFWLYKLRREAMRASAPPVLLPVEVVDSTALSTRRGGASACGPPALLEASLPSGVVLRFPAGTDIAYLRAVLAGLG; from the coding sequence ATGAAGAGACATCTGGGGGCCGACGCATGGCGGCGGCTGGTGTTGGAGCTGGAAGAGAGCGGGCAGACGCACAAGGATTTCGCCGCGGCGAAGGCCGTCTCGGTGAGCACGCTCCAGTTCTGGTTGTACAAGCTGCGCAGAGAGGCCATGCGAGCGAGCGCTCCTCCCGTGCTGCTGCCAGTAGAGGTAGTAGACTCGACCGCGCTTTCAACGCGGCGGGGAGGGGCCTCCGCATGCGGCCCACCGGCCTTGCTGGAAGCCTCGCTCCCCTCTGGCGTCGTGTTGCGCTTCCCGGCGGGGACGGACATTGCGTACCTGCGTGCGGTCCTGGCGGGGCTGGGTTGA
- the tnpB gene encoding IS66 family insertion sequence element accessory protein TnpB (TnpB, as the term is used for proteins encoded by IS66 family insertion elements, is considered an accessory protein, since TnpC, encoded by a neighboring gene, is a DDE family transposase.) — protein sequence MLLLPRAVRIHLAAEPVDMRKSIDGLFVHVQRVLVADAYSGHLFVFVSKRRDKVKVLAWDGGGFLLLYKRLEAGRFRMPDVADDATSVQLDSTQLAMLLDGIDVSRVRRPVQWQPPGQPAESQGTTARR from the coding sequence GTGCTCCTGCTGCCGCGTGCCGTCCGCATCCATCTGGCCGCTGAGCCGGTGGACATGCGCAAGTCCATCGATGGCCTCTTCGTCCACGTGCAACGAGTCCTGGTGGCCGACGCGTACTCCGGCCACCTCTTCGTCTTCGTCAGCAAGCGGCGGGACAAGGTGAAGGTGCTGGCGTGGGACGGCGGGGGTTTCCTGCTTCTGTACAAGCGACTGGAGGCGGGCCGCTTCCGGATGCCTGACGTCGCGGACGACGCCACGTCGGTGCAGTTGGACTCCACCCAACTGGCCATGCTGCTCGACGGCATCGACGTCTCCCGGGTCCGTCGGCCGGTCCAATGGCAGCCGCCCGGGCAGCCAGCCGAGTCCCAGGGAACCACGGCTCGTCGGTGA
- the tnpC gene encoding IS66 family transposase, which translates to MDHHCPWREEAEELRERLTALEQQVATLTRTVFGKKSEKLPPPAEELRKEAPRDEKAHAEAALLKRRERAGVKKELPSRTVFHSVPLEHQHCPRCNGTDFHPLGPGRPSVLYEYIPGRFEKQVHVRETLVCACGESVVTAMGPPRVAEKTGYGAGFIAHLVTSKCADSLPLHRLEKALAREGLPVARSTMTDLFHRAATELAPVSDCLLKKVATQQVVLADETPLKVQAKEKTRTGYLWTFLSEEEASHDSLIAYCFSPTRAGTTPLEVLGDSHGCLVVDAYTGYNRVTTPDGRTRVGCWAHVRRRFFEARPHPAAQEMLKLILHLYRVEAAVKKAGLARTSAHLSMRKEQSSVALAAIRSWLEENQPLHPPRDPLGTAISYALGQWDALTRFVDDARLPLDNNASERALRVAALGRKNFLFVGHDRAGSNLAGLYSLVATCSANGINPREYLSDVLLRVQYHPASRLDELLAGPWSRRLAANTS; encoded by the coding sequence ATGGACCACCACTGCCCGTGGCGCGAGGAAGCCGAAGAGCTTCGCGAGCGGTTGACGGCGCTCGAGCAGCAGGTCGCAACGCTCACCCGCACCGTCTTTGGCAAGAAGTCGGAGAAGCTACCTCCCCCCGCGGAGGAGCTGCGCAAGGAGGCTCCGCGCGACGAGAAGGCCCATGCGGAGGCCGCGCTGCTGAAGCGTCGCGAGCGTGCGGGCGTGAAGAAGGAGCTGCCGTCGCGCACTGTCTTCCACTCGGTCCCCCTCGAGCACCAGCACTGCCCCCGCTGCAACGGGACGGACTTCCACCCGCTGGGGCCAGGCCGGCCGAGCGTCCTGTATGAGTACATCCCGGGCCGCTTCGAGAAGCAGGTGCACGTGCGAGAAACCCTCGTCTGCGCATGCGGCGAGAGTGTCGTGACGGCCATGGGGCCACCCCGCGTCGCCGAGAAGACGGGCTATGGCGCCGGCTTCATCGCCCACCTCGTCACTTCGAAGTGCGCCGACTCCCTGCCCCTGCACCGACTTGAGAAGGCTCTCGCGCGTGAGGGACTCCCGGTGGCCCGCAGCACCATGACGGACCTCTTCCACCGCGCCGCCACGGAGCTGGCTCCTGTCTCCGACTGCCTGCTCAAGAAGGTGGCCACGCAGCAGGTGGTACTGGCGGACGAGACGCCTCTGAAGGTGCAGGCCAAGGAGAAGACGAGGACGGGCTACCTGTGGACTTTCCTCTCGGAGGAGGAAGCCTCGCACGACTCACTCATCGCCTACTGCTTCAGCCCCACCCGCGCTGGCACCACGCCTCTGGAGGTCCTCGGAGACAGTCATGGCTGTCTCGTGGTGGACGCGTACACCGGCTACAACCGGGTGACGACGCCGGACGGCCGCACTCGCGTCGGGTGCTGGGCCCATGTGCGCCGCCGCTTCTTCGAGGCGCGTCCCCATCCGGCCGCGCAAGAGATGCTGAAGCTCATCCTCCATCTCTACCGGGTGGAGGCCGCGGTGAAAAAGGCGGGGCTGGCCAGGACTTCCGCCCACCTGTCCATGCGCAAGGAACAGTCTTCCGTGGCGCTGGCCGCAATCCGCTCCTGGCTCGAGGAGAACCAGCCTCTGCACCCACCTCGCGACCCGCTGGGCACGGCGATTTCCTACGCGCTTGGCCAATGGGACGCGCTCACCCGCTTTGTCGATGACGCGCGGCTCCCCTTGGACAACAACGCCTCGGAGCGAGCCCTGCGCGTCGCGGCCCTCGGACGGAAGAACTTTCTGTTTGTCGGACATGACCGCGCGGGCAGCAACCTCGCGGGACTCTACTCGCTGGTGGCCACCTGCTCGGCGAACGGCATCAATCCGCGTGAGTACCTCTCCGACGTCTTGCTTCGCGTGCAGTACCATCCGGCAAGCCGTCTGGATGAACTCCTAGCAGGCCCCTGGAGTCGTCGCCTCGCCGCGAACACCTCCTGA
- the ychF gene encoding redox-regulated ATPase YchF produces MGLSIGIVGLPNVGKSTLFNALSAAGAQAANYPFCTIEPNVGVVPVPDERLDKLSELIKPLKKVPTSLEFVDIAGLVRGASKGEGLGNQFLGNIRQVDAVLHVLRCFEDDNVTHVEGGVNPVRDRDVVDTELCLKDLETVEKRRERSLKNTKMGGKAGDEAKAEVALLDRVKAGLDSGVTVRAQKLTEEEKAVIHDLFLLTDKPVLYVANIGEGEIGKEDANKHVAAVREMAAKEGFEVVVLAAALESEIQQLPESERPGFLESAGLKEPGLHKVVRAGYKLLGLWTYFTVGEQECRAWTIHQGYKAPQAAGVIHSDFERGFIKAEVMRWEDLVKLGSESAVKEKGLLRMEGKEYVVQDGDCMHFRFNV; encoded by the coding sequence ATGGGTCTATCCATCGGAATCGTCGGGCTACCCAACGTGGGCAAGTCCACCCTGTTCAACGCGCTGTCGGCCGCGGGCGCGCAGGCGGCCAACTACCCCTTCTGCACCATCGAGCCCAACGTGGGCGTGGTGCCCGTGCCGGATGAGCGGCTGGACAAGCTGTCCGAGCTCATCAAGCCACTGAAGAAGGTCCCCACGTCGCTGGAGTTCGTGGACATCGCGGGCCTGGTGCGCGGCGCCTCCAAGGGCGAGGGCCTGGGCAACCAGTTCCTGGGCAACATCCGCCAGGTGGACGCGGTGCTGCACGTGCTGCGCTGCTTCGAGGACGACAACGTCACCCACGTCGAGGGCGGGGTGAATCCGGTGAGGGACCGGGACGTGGTCGACACGGAGCTGTGCCTCAAGGACCTGGAGACGGTGGAGAAGCGCCGCGAGCGCTCCTTGAAGAACACGAAGATGGGCGGCAAGGCTGGTGACGAGGCCAAGGCCGAGGTCGCGCTGCTGGACCGCGTGAAGGCGGGCCTGGACTCGGGCGTGACGGTGCGCGCGCAGAAGCTGACCGAGGAGGAGAAGGCCGTCATCCACGACCTCTTCCTGCTGACGGACAAGCCCGTGCTGTACGTGGCCAACATCGGCGAGGGCGAGATTGGGAAGGAAGACGCCAACAAGCACGTCGCGGCGGTGCGGGAGATGGCCGCGAAGGAGGGCTTCGAGGTGGTGGTGCTCGCCGCGGCGCTGGAGTCTGAAATCCAGCAGCTCCCCGAGAGCGAGCGCCCGGGCTTCCTGGAGAGCGCGGGGCTGAAGGAGCCGGGTCTGCACAAGGTGGTGCGGGCGGGCTACAAGCTCTTGGGCCTGTGGACGTACTTCACCGTGGGCGAGCAGGAGTGCCGCGCGTGGACCATCCACCAGGGCTACAAGGCGCCGCAGGCGGCGGGCGTCATCCACTCGGACTTCGAGCGCGGCTTCATCAAGGCCGAGGTGATGCGCTGGGAGGACCTGGTGAAGCTGGGCAGTGAGTCCGCGGTGAAGGAGAAGGGGCTCCTGCGGATGGAAGGCAAGGAGTACGTCGTGCAGGACGGCGACTGCATGCACTTCCGCTTCAACGTGTAA
- the atpF gene encoding F0F1 ATP synthase subunit B yields MFLPSVLAASNLVSVQPGLIFWTLVTFVIVFFVLKSKAWGPILQLVEEREKQISAAVESAKRERAEAEKLLADQKTAIAEARRQAADETRRNQQEMEKFREELMAKSRKEAEELKLSARREIDEQKAKAIAEVRAMAVDLAMEAAGKLINERMDDSKHRALAEQFVQSLPLSGANTGARRSA; encoded by the coding sequence ATGTTCCTGCCCTCCGTCCTCGCCGCCAGCAACCTCGTGAGCGTCCAGCCGGGCCTCATCTTCTGGACCCTCGTCACCTTCGTCATCGTCTTCTTCGTCCTGAAGTCGAAGGCGTGGGGCCCCATCCTTCAGCTCGTGGAGGAGCGTGAGAAGCAGATTTCGGCCGCCGTGGAGAGCGCCAAGCGTGAGCGCGCCGAGGCCGAGAAGCTGCTGGCCGACCAGAAGACGGCCATCGCGGAGGCCCGTCGTCAGGCCGCCGACGAGACGCGCCGCAACCAGCAGGAGATGGAGAAGTTCCGCGAGGAGCTGATGGCCAAGAGCCGCAAGGAGGCCGAGGAGCTCAAGCTCAGCGCGCGTCGTGAAATCGACGAGCAGAAGGCCAAGGCCATCGCCGAGGTTCGCGCCATGGCCGTCGACCTGGCCATGGAAGCGGCGGGCAAGCTCATCAACGAGCGCATGGACGACAGCAAGCACCGCGCGCTGGCCGAGCAGTTCGTGCAGAGCCTTCCGCTGAGCGGCGCCAACACCGGCGCGCGTCGGTCGGCCTAG